A window of Thermoproteus sp. genomic DNA:
GCACCGCCTGCCCGGCGGCTCCCCTCACCAAGTTGTCCAGCGCCGCGAACGCCACTACTCTCTTTATCCTGGCGTCGATCTCGAAGCCGACGTCAACGATGTTGGTGCCCAATATGTATTTTATATTGGGGTAGCGGGCCAGCCCCGCCCTGTCCTTCACCAGCCTGACGAATTTAGCGTCGCCGTACATGGCCCTATAGGCCTTCCATAAGGTCGGCTCATCCACATCTCTATCTGTAAACACGTGGGCTGTGGACAAAATGCCTCTGACTGCGTCCACTGCGTGGGGCGTATAGGCCACTTTTACTTCCCTCCCGGCCAGCCGGGACAGCTCCTGCTCTACTTCTGCTATATGTCTGTGATGTACCGGCTCGTAGGGCCTTATGACGTAGGTGCGGTGGCTGTGCATATCGAGCACGGACCCCTCGGCGCCCGCGCCGGAGGAGCCCATCTTGACGTCGACCACGGGGGGCAGAGGGCCTATAATGCCGTATTTCGCTAGAGGCGCCAGCGCCATTATGGAGGCCGTCGCCGTGCAGCCGGGAGAGGCTATGAGCTTGGCGCCGGGCAGTTCGTCCCTATGTAGTTCGGGGAGGCCGTAGACGGCCTTCTTCAACAGGTCGGGATAGGGGTGGGGCTGGGGCCATTTGTACCACTCCATATATGCCTTGGGGTCCTTAAGCCTGAAGTCCGCGCTGAGGTCCACCACCATGAGGCCGTGCTCGTAGAGCTGGGGCACCCATTTGACCGACTCGCCGTGGGGGAGCGCCAAGAACACCACGTCGGCCTTCAGCGCCACATCGACGCTGGGCTCTACGAACTTCAAGTTGGTGAAGCCCCTCAAGTTGGGGTGTATCCTATAGACGTATTCGCCCTTGAATTTCCTCGATGTGGCGCAGACCACCTCGACGCCGCTGTGTTGCAACAGGATGCGCAGTAGCTCCCCGCCGGTGAATCCGGAGGCCCCTATTATACAAGCCTTCATGTCTCGTCTAGGGCGACCTCTGCGAGTAGCTTTGCCCTATTCTCGTCGAGATCGGGTATGGGGTCTACATCTATTACGTACGTCCCGTCGTCGTATACGCCCAGGGACACCTCGGCGTATTTGAGGCCGAGCCACCTCAAGAGCTCTCCGACCACCCCGTCGACTCCCGGCGTTGCGAAGACCTTCTTGACGTCTTTAGGCTTCGGCATGACCACGCTGGCCTTGGCCAGGGGATTCCTCATGTAGTTCCTATGTTCCACTACGCTTTTGGCACCCTCGACGCTTGTGACCACGCCGTCGAGGCCCAGGCGCCACGCCGTCGCTAAAAGCCAAGGCGGCTTGAAGTCTATTTTCTCCACTGCCTCCTCGTTGGAGAAGGCCACGAAGGGAGGCCCGAATTTAGGCAACCAATAGAGCCTGTTGAGCGCGTTGTATATGGCGTGGGCGGGATTTATGGACTTGCGGAACAACGAGGAGTATACGGCCCCCAGGTATTGGTTCTTGGTGCGGATGAAGGCCACATCGCCAGAGGCCGCAGGCATTTGGGATAGATCTATTATCTCGACAGAGAGGCCGCGGGCGGATAGGTATTTGGCGAGCA
This region includes:
- the argC gene encoding N-acetyl-gamma-glutamyl-phosphate reductase yields the protein MKACIIGASGFTGGELLRILLQHSGVEVVCATSRKFKGEYVYRIHPNLRGFTNLKFVEPSVDVALKADVVFLALPHGESVKWVPQLYEHGLMVVDLSADFRLKDPKAYMEWYKWPQPHPYPDLLKKAVYGLPELHRDELPGAKLIASPGCTATASIMALAPLAKYGIIGPLPPVVDVKMGSSGAGAEGSVLDMHSHRTYVIRPYEPVHHRHIAEVEQELSRLAGREVKVAYTPHAVDAVRGILSTAHVFTDRDVDEPTLWKAYRAMYGDAKFVRLVKDRAGLARYPNIKYILGTNIVDVGFEIDARIKRVVAFAALDNLVRGAAGQAVQAFNIAAGFPEEEGLKMIPLNPI